Within the Thermosynechococcus sichuanensis E542 genome, the region CCATCTGCGGTTAGAACTTAAGCTACTGGCGGAAGTGGGGATTATTGGCCTACCCAATGCGGGCAAATCCACGCTGATTTCGGTGCTGTCAGCGGCACGACCCAAAATTGCTGATTATCCCTTTACAACCTTAGTGCCCAATTTAGGAGTGGTGCGCCAACCCAATGGCGACGGAACGGTGTTTGCCGATATTCCCGGTCTGATTGCCGGTGCCCATGCAGGGTTGGGCTTGGGACATGAGTTTCTGCGCCATGTTGAGCGCACACGTCTGTTGCTGCACTTGATTGATGCGACGGCTGAGGATGTGGTAGCTGCTTACCAAACGATTCGTGATGAGTTAGTGGCCTATGGGCACGGCTTGGGCGATCGCCCGCAAATCATTGCCCTGAATAAAATTGATGCCCTAGAGGCTTCGCAAATTACGGCTATTCAAGAGACCCTTGCCGCCTATGCGGGTCAACGGGTTTTTGCCATCTCGGCGGTGGCGCGTCAGGGGTTAGAGCCTCTCTTGGACGCTATTTGGCAGGAACTGGGGGTGAGCGTTTCCCATCAGTATTCTTGATGGCTGCTGTTGAGGCAAAAATGAACACCAGAGGATGCCTTGTCTTGGGGGCGATCGCCCTTGGAACTAGTCTGATTCTTGGTTTGAGTTCTCCAACTCTCTCGCAACCTTCTGCCCAGCAATTTCAGGAACTGGCGAATCAGATTGATCAACTGCGGCAGGAGGGCAATGTTCAAGCCGCCATCCCCCTTGCGGAGCGCTTTGTGGCCCTAGTGGAAACCACCCTGGGCAGCAACCATCCCCTTTTAGCAGCCAGCCTCAACGAACTAGCGAAGCTCCATGTTGAGCAGGGCAACTATGCAGCAGCACTCCCTCTCTATCAACGGGCATTGACCCTCTATGAGCGCACTGGGGGGTCAGATCAACCAGAAGTGTCTGCAACCCTGAATAACTTGGCCAATCTCTACCGTGCGCAGGGGAACTATGCTGCCGCATTACCGGTATTTGAGCGGGCGTTGGCGATCGCTGAGCAGACTTTAGGCGTTAATCACCCTGAAGTCGCCATTATCCTCAACAACATGGGTCTCGTTTACACCGAGCAAAAAAACTACCCACTGGCACTGCCCCTCTACCAACGTGCTCTGCGGATCTTTGAGCAGACCCTCGGAGCGAAGAGTCCCTATGTAGCAACGACACTCAACAATTTGGCAGGTCTGTACCGAGCACAAAAAAATTACGCTGCCGCTTTGCCTCTGTACCAGCGGGCTCTAGAAATTCGCGAACAGACGTTGCCCGCAGGTCACCCCGATATTGCCGCCAGCTTGAACAATTTGGCAACCCTCTATTTTGATCAGCGCAACTACGCAGCGGCTCTGCCCCTCTATCAACGCACGCTGGCGATCGCTCAATCCCGCTTAGGGGAGACTCACCCCAACACAGCGGTTGCTCTAGGGAACCTTGCGGCGATCTATTGGCAACAGGGTGATCTCGCTCAAACCCTTACCTTAATGAAAAACGTAGAGGAGATTGAGGAAAAGAACCTTAATCAAAATCTGATTGTTGGCTCAGAGGACTACAAGCGCAACTATCTAGGCACCTTCCAAAACAGTACCGATGCCATTCTCACCTTGCATCTCCAGAGTCTTCCCCAGAATTCTGAGGCCACTGCCTTGGCTCTAACAACGATTTTGCGTCGCAAAGGACGCTTACTAGATTTCCTGAGCCAAAACCAAGCCCGACTGCGACAGCAACTGGCGGCGCCAGATCAAGCGAAGCTCCAGCAACTCACCACCCTGCGCACAACCATTGCCAAGCTTGTCTTTGCCTCAGCAGAGCCAGCCGCCTTCTCCCAAGTGCAGCACCTACAAGCCAAGGCGAATCAACTGGAAGCCGAACTGAGTCTTAGCAGTGCTAGCTTTCGTGAACTCACTCAACCTGTAACCCTTGCTGCGGTTCAACGGGCTATTCCAGCCAATGCCGCTTTGATTGAATTTATTCGCTATCGCCCCTACGACTTGGGCGCGCAGCGCTTTGGTGAGCCGCGCTATGGGGTCTATGTCCTGCGTGCTACGGGGCAACCCCTAGGCAAAGATCTGGGCTCTGCCACTGAAATTGATGCCCAAGTACGCCAGACCCGCTTACGTTTGGCTGACCCCCGCTTACCTAAGGTTGAAGTTCAACGGGCGGCCCAGGTTCTTGCTGAGCGGGTGATGACACCAATTCGTCCTTGGATTGGCAATGCCACCCATTTGCTGATTGCCCCAGATGGGGAATTGAACACGATTCCCTTTCAGGCTCTGGTGGATTCCCAAGGGCGCTATTTGGTCGAATCCTACATGATCACAGTGCTCACCTCTGGACGCGAACTCCTGCGCCTGCAATACCGACCTGCCACTGCGAACCCCCCTTTAATTATTGCTGACCCTAGCTTTGATCGCTCCTTTGGGAACTCCTCTTCTTCTTCAGCAACGGTGCGCTCCCTTGATTTGCGAGACTTGAGCTTTGCTCCTTTACCGGGGACGGCTGAAGAAGCCCAAGCCCTAAGGGCACTCCTCCCCCAAGCCCAAGTGTTGATCCAAGCTGCGGCCACAGAAGCAGCAGTTAAAGCAGCCAATTCTCCAAAAATTCTCCACTTGGCCACCCACGGTTTCTTTTTGCCTAATTCAGAAGACAAAAGTCTGCTTGAGAATCCTCTCCTGCGATCGGGCTTGGCCTTGGCGGGGTTTAACCAACGCCAGAGTGGCTCAGATGTGGATGATGGTGTCCTGACTGCGTTAGAAGTGACCGGCATGAACCTCAGCGGCACAGAATTAGTGGTCTTATCTGCTTGTGATACAGGGCGGGGCGATGTGGTGAATGGTGAGGGGGTCTATGGGTTGCGGCGAGCCTTTACCTTGGCGGGGGCGCGATCGCAGGTGAGTACCCTGTGGAAGGTGGATGATCAAGTGACCCGCGATATGATGGTGGCCTTTTACCAAAATCTGCGCCGAGGGATGGGGCGCACAGAAGCCCTGCGACAAGTCCAGCTTCAACGGCTCAAGGATGAATCCCCCTACTATTGGGGGGCATTTGTGTCCAGTGGGGATTGGTCTCCTCTAATATTGCCCTGATGACGATGGTGCGTGCGATTCAATACCGCCTTGCCCTGTGGTATGTGGGGGTGACAGCACTCCTGCTCCTCATTTTTGCCACAGGGTTCTTTTTCTATGTGCGGGGAACGCTGATTGAGCGCATTGATGACACCCTCAGCCATGTTGTAGAGGTGGTGAGTCGTTCCCTGATTATTGACACGGGCACGGCGGAAGCGATTGATTGGCAAACCAGTTTAGGCAGTCGTCCCCTTGCGGCCCTAGAGGAAGATCACATTGACCTTGAGGGGTTTACCCCCGATCAGCAGTTGGCTTGGAGTACGTTTTCAGAACCCCTTGACCTGCCTTTGCATCTGAGTCGAACAGCAGAAACAGTACAGGTGGGCGAGGATCGCTGGCTACGGCAAATGACGGTGGCCTTAATGGTGGGCGATCGCCTACTGGGCTATTTGCGGGTTAGCCATCCTTGGTTCGAGGTGACCCAACCGAGTCAAGCGCTACTTTGGGATCTCTTGGTTGGTATTAGCATCACGCTGACCCTAGTGAGTATTAGTGGCTGGTTCCTGTCACGGCTGGCGATCGCCCCCTTGCAGCAGTCCTATGCCTATTTGAAGCAATTTACTGCCGATGCTTCCCATGAATTGCGCAACCCCGTGGCCCTCATTCAAACCAATGTCCAAGTTGCCTTAGCCACTGCGGATCCCGAAACCCAACGCCAACAACTCCTTGTCATTGAACGCCTTAGCCGCCGCCTCAGCCGCTTGGTGGATGATTTGCTCTTTCTCGCTCGCCAAGATAGCGGCATGATTCCCCTAAACGCTCAGCCCTGCCACCTTGATGCCATCCTCCTCGGCGTAATCGAGGAGCAGACGCCCCTGATCCAGCAAAAGCACCTACAACTGGAGTTGGAGCTTGCGGATCCCCAGACCTCGGAAGCGGCAGCCTATCGCCTTTGGGGCAACCCCGATCATCTCAGCCGCTTGTTAACCAATCTCCTCAGTAATGCCGTGCAATATACGCCTGCGGGGGGTCAGATTCAGGTGAGGTTAGATCAACAGGGCAAATTCTACCGCGTGGTGATTGCCGATAATGGACCGGGGATTCCCGCCAGTGAACTGCCCCGCCTGTTTGATCGCTTTTATCGCCTTCAGGGCACAAAGTCTGAGGGGACGGGTTTAGGGCTGGCGATCGCCCAATCCATAGTGCAGGCGCATCGAGGTCAGATTCAGGTTACGAGCGAAGTCGGTCAAGGTACCTGCTTTACGATTCTGCTGCCAGCGGAAATAAAAGAGATCTAGATCGCTGGTACGATGATTGCCAGAGTTACCCCGAAACCAGCTAGTTCACCACTGTGGAAAAGAAATCCCGTTCGCTTGCCCACATTGCCACCATTGTTGCCGTTGCTACGCTGTTGAGTAAAGTCGCCGGACTAGTGCGTCAGCAGGCGATCGCCGCTGAGTTTGGTGTGGGCGCCGCAGTGGATGCCTACAGTTATGCCTATGTGATTCCGGGGTTTC harbors:
- the obgE gene encoding GTPase ObgE, which produces MQFIDLAEIHVKAGKGGDGIIAFRREKYVPAGGPSGGNGGNGGSVILKAVSNLQTLLDFRYAHVFKAENGQRGGPNNRTGACGADLVIEVPCGTMVWDAETEELLGDLTTPGQTLLVAKGGKGGLGNKHFLSNHQRAPDYALPGLEGEERHLRLELKLLAEVGIIGLPNAGKSTLISVLSAARPKIADYPFTTLVPNLGVVRQPNGDGTVFADIPGLIAGAHAGLGLGHEFLRHVERTRLLLHLIDATAEDVVAAYQTIRDELVAYGHGLGDRPQIIALNKIDALEASQITAIQETLAAYAGQRVFAISAVARQGLEPLLDAIWQELGVSVSHQYS
- a CDS encoding CHAT domain-containing tetratricopeptide repeat protein, with protein sequence MAAVEAKMNTRGCLVLGAIALGTSLILGLSSPTLSQPSAQQFQELANQIDQLRQEGNVQAAIPLAERFVALVETTLGSNHPLLAASLNELAKLHVEQGNYAAALPLYQRALTLYERTGGSDQPEVSATLNNLANLYRAQGNYAAALPVFERALAIAEQTLGVNHPEVAIILNNMGLVYTEQKNYPLALPLYQRALRIFEQTLGAKSPYVATTLNNLAGLYRAQKNYAAALPLYQRALEIREQTLPAGHPDIAASLNNLATLYFDQRNYAAALPLYQRTLAIAQSRLGETHPNTAVALGNLAAIYWQQGDLAQTLTLMKNVEEIEEKNLNQNLIVGSEDYKRNYLGTFQNSTDAILTLHLQSLPQNSEATALALTTILRRKGRLLDFLSQNQARLRQQLAAPDQAKLQQLTTLRTTIAKLVFASAEPAAFSQVQHLQAKANQLEAELSLSSASFRELTQPVTLAAVQRAIPANAALIEFIRYRPYDLGAQRFGEPRYGVYVLRATGQPLGKDLGSATEIDAQVRQTRLRLADPRLPKVEVQRAAQVLAERVMTPIRPWIGNATHLLIAPDGELNTIPFQALVDSQGRYLVESYMITVLTSGRELLRLQYRPATANPPLIIADPSFDRSFGNSSSSSATVRSLDLRDLSFAPLPGTAEEAQALRALLPQAQVLIQAAATEAAVKAANSPKILHLATHGFFLPNSEDKSLLENPLLRSGLALAGFNQRQSGSDVDDGVLTALEVTGMNLSGTELVVLSACDTGRGDVVNGEGVYGLRRAFTLAGARSQVSTLWKVDDQVTRDMMVAFYQNLRRGMGRTEALRQVQLQRLKDESPYYWGAFVSSGDWSPLILP
- a CDS encoding sensor histidine kinase, translated to MVRAIQYRLALWYVGVTALLLLIFATGFFFYVRGTLIERIDDTLSHVVEVVSRSLIIDTGTAEAIDWQTSLGSRPLAALEEDHIDLEGFTPDQQLAWSTFSEPLDLPLHLSRTAETVQVGEDRWLRQMTVALMVGDRLLGYLRVSHPWFEVTQPSQALLWDLLVGISITLTLVSISGWFLSRLAIAPLQQSYAYLKQFTADASHELRNPVALIQTNVQVALATADPETQRQQLLVIERLSRRLSRLVDDLLFLARQDSGMIPLNAQPCHLDAILLGVIEEQTPLIQQKHLQLELELADPQTSEAAAYRLWGNPDHLSRLLTNLLSNAVQYTPAGGQIQVRLDQQGKFYRVVIADNGPGIPASELPRLFDRFYRLQGTKSEGTGLGLAIAQSIVQAHRGQIQVTSEVGQGTCFTILLPAEIKEI